Proteins from a single region of Lepus europaeus isolate LE1 chromosome 4, mLepTim1.pri, whole genome shotgun sequence:
- the FAM110B gene encoding protein FAM110B: protein MPTETLPTGSMVKPVSPAGTFTSAVPLRILNKGPDYFRRQAEPNPKRLSAVERLEADKAKYVKSQEVINAKQEPVKPAVLAKPPVCPGAKRGLGSPTLKVFGNHAKTESGVQRENLKLEILKNIINSSEGSSSGSGHKHSSRNWPSHRPDASDLHRHSFAESLKVYPTPGRGSPQESSSHVSRRLLEQSAESFLHVSHSSSDIRKVSSVKPLKAIPCSSSAPPLPPKPKVTATATATATATATAVKSPEAADPVEPACGVSRRPSLQRSKSDLSDRYFRVDADVERFFNYCGLDPEELENLGMENFARANSDIISLNFRSASMISSDCEQSQDSNSDLRNDDSANDRVPYGISAIERNARIIKWLYSIKQARESQKVSHV, encoded by the coding sequence ATGCCCACGGAGACGCTGCCCACAGGTAGCATGGTGAAGCCGGTCAGCCCCGCGGGCACCTTCACCTCGGCCGTGCCCCTGCGCATCCTCAACAAAGGGCCTGACTACTTCCGCAGGCAGGCCGAGCCCAACCCCAAGCGGCTGAGCGCCGTGGAGCGGCTGGAGGCCGACAAGGCCAAGTACGTCAAGAGCCAGGAGGTGATCAACGCCAAGCAGGAGCCGGTGAAGCCTGCCGTGCTGGCGAAGCCGCCCGTGTGCCCGGGCGCCAAGCGCGGGCTCGGCAGCCCCACGCTCAAGGTGTTCGGCAACCATGCCAAGACCGAGAGCGGCGTGCAGCGGGAGAACCTCAAGCTCGAGATCCTGAAAAACATCATCAACAGCTCTGAGGGCTCCAGCTCGGGCTCGGGCCACAAGCACAGCTCCCGGAACTGGCCGTCGCACCGGCCGGACGCCAGCGACCTGCACCGCCACTCCTTCGCCGAGTCCCTGAAGGTCTACCCCACGCCGGGGCGCGGCAGCCCCCAAGAGAGCAGCTCGCACGTGAGCAGGAGGCTGCTGGAGCAGTCGGCCGAGTCCTTCCTGCACGTGTCCCACAGCTCCTCGGACATCCGCAAAGTGTCCAGCGTGAAGCCCCTCAAAGCCATCCCCTGCAGCAGctccgcccctcccctgcctcccaagCCCAAGgtcaccgccaccgccaccgccaccgccacagCCACCGCCACCGCCGTGAAGTCCCCTGAGGCCGCCGACCCCGTGGAACCCGCCTGTGGCGTGAGCCGCAGGCCCTCGCTGCAGCGCTCCAAGTCAGACTTGAGTGACAGGTATTTCCGAGTGGACGCCGACGTGGAGAGGTTCTTCAACTACTGCGGACTGGACCCCGAGGAGCTCGAGAACCTGGGCATGGAGAACTTTGCAAGGGCTAATTCTGACATCATATCCCTGAACTTCCGCAGCGCAAGCATGATCAGCTCAGACTGCGAACAGTCTCAGGACAGTAACAGTGACCTTAGAAATGACGACAGTGCCAATGATCGGGTGCCCTATGGCATCTCCGCCATCGAAAGGAATGCTAGAATCATCAAGTGGTTATATAGCATCAAACAAGCGAGAGAGTCCCAGAAGGTCTCGCACGTGTAA